From Thalassotalea psychrophila:
TGACATCTTAGTTAATTACCACTTGTTCTTCGTCATCGCTTGCTGTTTGAATTTCACCTAAGTGCCAAGCATTTTCACCGTGCGCTTTAAGAATTTCCAAACTTTGCTCAACTTTATCAGCAGGAACAACAATCATCATACCAACACCACAGTTAAAGGTACGGTACATTTCATGAGTAGTAATGTTGCCTTTTTCTTGTAACCAGTTGAAAATTTCAGGCCATTGCCAGCTGTTACCGTTTACCACCGCTTTTGTGTTGGCTGGTAATACACGAGGAATATTTTCCCAGAAACCGCCACCAGTAATGTGTGAAAGGGCATTTGCTTTAACTTCTTTCAGCATTGCTAAAGTAGACTTAACATAAATTTTTGTTGGTTCTAATAAATGATCGGCAATTGAACGTTCACCTAACATTTCGCTGGTATCAGTGTTATTCACTTCTAATACTTTACGAATTAAAGAGAAACCATTTGAGTGAGGGCCTGAAGATGCAAGCGCAATAAGTTGATCGCCAGCAGCAACATTGTCACCAGTGATTAACTCTGCTTTTTCAGCAACACCAGTACAGAAACCAGCAATATCATAGTCGCCTTCATGGTACATACCAGGCATTTCAGCGGTTTCACCACCAACTAATGCACAACCAGATTGCACACAACCTTCAGCAATGCCGGCAACAACATCTGCTGCAACTTGTACGTCAAGTTTTGCAGTTGCGTAGTAATCTAAGAAATATAAAGGCTCAGCACCAAGTACTAGCAAATCGTT
This genomic window contains:
- the purM gene encoding phosphoribosylformylglycinamidine cyclo-ligase, translating into MSEQKQSLSYKDAGVDIDAGNALVEKIKTAVKRTTRPEVMGGLGGFGAVCQIPTGYKEPVLISGTDGVGTKLRLAIDLKKHDTVGIDLVAMCVNDLLVLGAEPLYFLDYYATAKLDVQVAADVVAGIAEGCVQSGCALVGGETAEMPGMYHEGDYDIAGFCTGVAEKAELITGDNVAAGDQLIALASSGPHSNGFSLIRKVLEVNNTDTSEMLGERSIADHLLEPTKIYVKSTLAMLKEVKANALSHITGGGFWENIPRVLPANTKAVVNGNSWQWPEIFNWLQEKGNITTHEMYRTFNCGVGMMIVVPADKVEQSLEILKAHGENAWHLGEIQTASDDEEQVVIN